A stretch of Amblyraja radiata isolate CabotCenter1 chromosome 34, sAmbRad1.1.pri, whole genome shotgun sequence DNA encodes these proteins:
- the polr2m gene encoding protein GRINL1A: MSGGSSERQGTVGDLDKKPKGELVELLRRQLKLKANKKFIQSMPDKGKRITEFIQKLDAAIARHEEVERTAELLSAVKLKFQVEQVEMTFDKEEDLTNEVVTSTLTARQVWNETEKDQYVLSKINVQSGVKNENSEVCIENQKSNPVRGTVLEKEQATLAIQSAKVSTKSENSLDSLMDHQSTVDIKQEGNNHLDLHNATNVMDRDSDETTELLADRFGKVSLTENEHRKVPKKIHEEPTLISDVKFTDNPFRTLHQVKKNPHYVDVLQHRAMNPLVKKAQFKPNHPISGSPGSSPGHSPGRSELKLSPAERRLRDRKHLDDITAARLPPLYHSPIQLLSFEESAELQISQKQKYESTQAKQAAEKLSQRMNIKMVTFDLQHEAVAAYPGFRDHGDSSSSEDELI; this comes from the exons ATGTCAGGCGGGTCCAGCGAGCGGCAGGGGACCGTCGGGGATTTGGACAAGAAGCCCAAGGgggagctggtggagctgctgaggCGGCAGCTCAAACTCAAAGCGAATAA GAAATTTATTCAGAGCATGCCAGACAAGGGTAAACGAATCACTGAGTTCATACAAAAACTTGACGCTGCCATTGCTCGCCATGAAGAAGTGGAACGAACAGCAGAACTGCTTTCAGCAGTTAAACTGAAGTTTCAGGTGGAGCAGGTGGAGATGACTTTCGACAAGGAAGAGGACCTTACAAATGAGGTTGTCACTTCAACTCTAACAGCACGACAGGTTTGGAATGAAACTGAGAAAGATCAGTATGTTTTGTCAAAGATTAATGTTCAAAGTGGTGTTAAGAATGAGAATTCTGAAGTATGCATTGAAAATCAAAAATCAAATCCTGTGAGAGGAACCGTATTAGAAAAGGAGCAAGCAACTTTAGCAATTCAAAGCGCTAAGGTTTCTACGAAAAGTGAGAACTCTCTTGATTCTCTGATGGACCACCAGAGTACTGTGGATATAAAGCAGGAAGGAAACAATCATCTCGATCTGCATAATGCCACAAATGTTATGGACAGAGATTCTGACGAAACAACTGAGTTGCTCGCTGATAGATTTGGCAAAGTCTCCCTCACTGAAAATGAGCACAGAAAAGTACCCAAGAAAATCCACGAGGAACCAACTTTGATCAGCGATGTGAAGTTCACTGACAATCCCTTTCGGACTCTGCACCAAGTGAAGAAAAATCCTCATTATGTTGATGTACTTCAGCACAGAGCTATGAATCCACTGGTGAAAAAAGCACAATTCAAACCCAACCA CCCAATATCTGGATCCCCTGGTTCATCTCCAGGCCATTCACCTGGCAGATCAGAGCTGAAACTTTCTCCAGCAGAACGTAGATTGAGAGACCGGAAGCACCTTGATGATATCACAGCTGCTAGATTGCCCCCACTTTACCACTCTCCTATTCAACTACTGTCCTTTGAAGAATCTGCAGAATTACAAATCTCACAAAAGCAAAAATATGAG TCGACACAGGCCAAGCAAGCTGCAGAGAAACTATCACAGAGAATGAACATTAAAATGGTGACATTCGATCTGCAACATGAAGCTGTTGCAGCATATCCAGGATTTAGAGATCATGGAGACAGCAGTTCCTCAGAAGATGAATTAATTTGA